The Dreissena polymorpha isolate Duluth1 chromosome 10, UMN_Dpol_1.0, whole genome shotgun sequence genome includes a region encoding these proteins:
- the LOC127847483 gene encoding phosphatidate phosphatase LPIN3-like encodes MSYFSIVGKLFSNVKGFYQEINAATLTGAIDTIIIEQEDGTFKSSPFHVRFGKLGVLRSREKVVDIEINGEPVDIQMKLGDSGEAFFVEELDEEEEIPDYLATSPFPYDPDLMKKGVERLKKEAEKANNEVSKGQGQSGEVNVTISQEVKSDEVKEELSVDNPNKKTEAHIENDKLIKSDKSVSTNGDVAHWNSGSILVDSVRSEHSCEGDIDIRIQNENGTEITKSKKKRLRKRKAKGKQEPASVQPQLEKDKGTIFDMEGFSTDEELSKLTDNMAAGSMSKSISLPAVEENKFERTHEWASAHESFAYLNNHPFSDTDLSPMGSPAHSRPASPMSDTEVERQKVAENNKKILVGSEDDTLWEWGDMPRKSPTSPAGTAARSNLGDDKGQSSGGLFHFMRKTKNVRHKPEAEGIYLDDLNLQDMDEETAKLYFPKRFSTTHFKSIEKEKDEDVESGRGASLPHSPHSVEGAVGGPQTTILQSDIRSLGPYSLSLCGGLGDPEGVTLEKFMSQIVTYDDFCQNPAMLANPELVVKVKEKYYNWATAAPLILCKIVFNKHMPESSREDLVSQHMPKKKEKKSGWFSSWRRPQTESTSTASLPSTTTSAITVTTGEMEVKDVKSAQLHPGVQSTSDTTTHSSPAVDTSPSSQSSVTESPKKVKKEDRLTVAGGDHSSSEGDTEGSDRTTEQKKIKRLTKMKTVFKKTLRLTSDQIKQFNLKIGQNEVTYSVTTQYQGTKRCTSHIYLWKHNDKIIVSDIDGTITKSDVLGQILPVVGRDWSQSGVAQLYSRIAGNGYKFLYLSARAIGQSKLTKDLLQNIKQGDRTLPEGPLLLSPCSLISAFHKEVIEKKPEEFKISCLSDVGSLFPKNYLPFYAGFGNKINDVIAYKEMSIPIFRIFTINPHGELKHELSYTFQSSYTKLTDVADHFFPPLHKPGSRVSEYSHVQYWRDPLPEISAIEVEEVLSGDESSSAALSVKS; translated from the exons GAAATAAATGCTGCGACACTTACCGGTGCTATAGACACCATAATCATCGAGCAGGAGGATGGCACGTTCAAATCATCGCCGTTTCACGTGCGGTTTGGCAAGCTTGGTGTGTTGCGATCCAGAGAGAAAGTG GTTGACATAGAGATCAATGGGGAGCCAGTGGATATACAGATGAAGCTTGGGGACTCTGGGGAGGCGTTCTTTGTAGAGGAACTGGATGAGGAAGAG GAGATTCCTGATTACCTGGCCACGTCCCCATTCCCATATGACCCTGATCTCATGAAGAAGGGTGTTGAGCGCCTTAAAAAGGAGGCTGAGAAAGCCAACAATGAGGTCAGCAAAGGTCAAGGGCAATCTGGGGAGGTCAATGTCACTATAAGTCAAGAGGTCAAAAGTGACGAGGTCAAGGAAGAGTTGAGTGTTGACAATCCAAACAAAAAGACAGAGGCTCACATTGAAAATGATAAACTAATTAAAAGTGACAAAAGCGTTTCCACAAATGGTGACGTGGCGCACTGGAACTCAGGTTCTATTCTCGTAGATTCAGTTCGCAGCGAGCATTCTTGCGAAGGTGACATTGACATCAGGATCCAGAATGAGAACGGCACTGAAATCACTAAGAGCAAGAAAAAACGTCTCAGAAAGCGGAAGGCAAAGGGCAAGCAAGAACCAGCCAGTGTGCAACCTCAGCTCGAAAAAGACAAGGGGACAATTTTTGACATGGAGGGGTTTTCCACAGATGAGGAACTGAGCAAATTGACAGACAACATGGCGGCTGGTTCCATGTCGAAGTCGATAAGTCTACCAGCGGTGGAGGAGAACAAGTTTGAGCGGACCCACGAGTGGGCGTCAGCGCATGAGAGCTTTGCCTACCTTAACAATCACCCGTTCAGTGACACTGACCTCTCACCTATGGGCAG TCCCGCCCACTCGAGACCTGCTTCTCCGATGAGTGATACGGAAGTTGAGAGACAGAAGGTGGCAGAGAACAACAAGAAGATCCTGGTGGGCTCCGAGGATGACACACTGTGGGAGTGGGGCGACATGCCCCGCAAGTCTCCCACCAGCCCCGCTGGGACAGCCGCCAGGTCAAATCTGGGAG atgacaaAGGTCAGTCCTCCGGGGGGCTTTTTCACTTCATGCGCAAGACAAAAAACGTGCGGCACAAGCCCGAGGCAGAGGGGATCTATCTGGACGACCTGAACCTGCAAGATATGGACGAGGAGACTGCAAAACTATACTTTCCAAAACG GTTTTCCACCACCCACTTCAAATCCATCGAAAAGGAGAAAGATGAAGACGTCGAATCTGGTCGCGGCGCCTCCCTGCCCCATTCCCCGCACTCTGTAGAAGGGGCCGTAGGTGGACCCCAGACCACCATCCTGCAGTCGGACATTAG GTCACTGGGTCCCTACTCGCTATCCCTCTGTGGGGGACTGGGCGACCCTGAAGGGGTCACCTTGGAGAAGTTTATGTCCCAGATTGTGACCTATGATGACTTCTGTCAGAATCCTGCCATGCTGGCCAACCCGGAACTGGTTGTGAAG GTGAAGGAGAAATATTACAACTGGGCCACAGCTGCTCCCTTGATTCTGTGCAAGATCGTCTTCAACAAGCATATGCCCGAG TCTTCCAGGGAAGATCTGGTCAGTCAGCACATGCCAAAGAAGAAAGAGAAGAAATCAGGCTGGTTCTCGTCCTGGCGACGACCACAAACCGAGTCAACTTCCACAGCATCGTTGCCATCGACGACGACCTCGGCCATCACCGTGACGACCGGGGAAATGGAGGTGAAGGACGTGAAGTCTGCCCAACTGCACCCTGGTGTACAG TCAACATCAGACACTACTACTCACTCAAGCCCAGCTGTGGATACTTCACCATCGAGCCAGTCAAGTGTGACGGAGAGTCCAAAGAAAGTCAAGAAAGAGGacag GTTGACGGTTGCCGGGGGCGACCACTCGTCCAGTGAAGGGGACACGGAGGGGTCTGACCGGACGACAGAACAAAAGAAAATCAAACGCCTCACCAAAATGAAGACAGTGTTCAAAAAGACGTTGCGACTGACCTCTGATCAGATT AAACAGTTCAATTTAAAGATTGGCCAGAACGAAGTTACATACTCGGTGACGACGCAGTACCAGGGTACGAAACGATGTACGTCACATATCTACCTCTGGAAACACAATGACAAGATCATCGTGTCCGACATTGACGGAACCATTACCAA ATCAGATGTACTTGGACAGATCTTGCCGGTTGTCGGACGAGACTGGTCGCAGTCAGGTGTGGCCCAACTCTACAGCCGTATAGCAGGCAACGGCTACAAGTTTCTATACCTCTCGGCCCGCGCTATCGGCCAATCAAAACTCACCAAGGACTTGCTGCAGAACATCAAGCAAGGGGATAGAACTCTGCCAGAGGGGCCACTACTCTTGTCTCCATGCTCGTTGATCAGTGCTTTCCACAA GGAGGTGATTGAAAAGAAACCAGAGGAGTTTAAGATCAGCTGTCTATCGGATGTTGGGTCCTTGTTTCCAAAGAACTACCTTCCTTTCTATGCAGGATTCGGAAACAAAATCAAT GATGTGATAGCCTACAAGGAGATGAGCATTCCAATCTTCCGTATCTTCACCATCAACCCTCACGGGGAACTCAAGCATGAGCTGTCCTACACCTTCCAGTCTTC CTACACCAAACTGACGGATGTAGCCGACCACTTTTTCCCACCTCTCCACAAACCCGGTTCCCGAGTCAGCGAGTACAGCCACGTGCAATACTGGCGTGACCCTCTCCCAGAGATTTCAGCGATTGAGGTCGAGGAGGTGTTGAGTGGCGACGAGTCTTCGTCCGCAGCTCTCTCGGTGAAGAGTTGA